A DNA window from Daucus carota subsp. sativus chromosome 3, DH1 v3.0, whole genome shotgun sequence contains the following coding sequences:
- the LOC108214507 gene encoding coatomer subunit beta-1, with product MDKSCSLLVYFDKGTPALANEIKEALEGHDVEAKVDAMKKAIMLLLNGETLPQLFITIVRYVLPSEDHTVQKLLLLYLEIIDKTDAKGRVLPEMILICQNLRNNLQHPNEYIRGVTLRFLCRLNEAEIIEPLIPSVLANLEHRHQFIRRNAILAVMAIYKLPQGEQLLVDAPEMIEKVLSTEQDQSAKRNAFLMLFNCAQDRAINYLLTHVDKVSDWGELLQMVVLELIRKVCRTNKGEKGRYIKIIISLLSVPSAAVIYECAGTLVSLSSAPTAIRAAANTYCQLLLSQSDNNVKLIVLDRLNELKSSHREIMVELVMDVLRALSSPNPDIRRKTLDIVLELITPRNINEVVLTLKKEVMKTQGGDLEKNGESRQMLIQAIHCCAIKFPEVASTVVHLLMDFLGDSNVASAMDVAVFVREIIETNPKLRVSIITRLLDTFYQIRAARVCSCALWIIGEYCLSLSEVESGLATIKQCLGDLPFYVASEEGETADTSQKSQQVSSVTVSSKRPAILADGTYATQSAASETATAAPTVVQGSLSTGNLRSLILTGDFFLGAVVACTLTKLILRLEEVQPSKVEVNKASTQALLIIVSMLQLGRSSFLSHPIDNDSNDRIILCIRLLCNTGDEIRKIWLQSCRESFVKMLSDKQLRETEEIKAKAQVSYAQPDDLIDFYHLKSRKGMSQLELEDEVQDDLKRATGEFVNDGDDANKLNRIIQLTGFSDPVYAEAYVTVHHYDIVLDVTIINRTKETLQNLCLELATMGDLKLVERPQNYTLAPESSKQIKANIKVSSTETGVIFGNIVYETSNVLERSVVVLNDIHIDIMDYISPAVCSDAAFRTMWAEFEWENKVAVNTVIQKEKDFLDHIIKATNMKCLTGPSALEGECGFLAANLYAKSVFGEDALVNLSIEKQGDGNLSGYIRIRSKTQGIALSLGDKITLKQKGGS from the exons ATGGACAAATCTTGCTCTCTGCTTGTTTATTTTGATAAAGGGACGCCTGCTCTTGCTAATGAAATCAAGGAAGCTCTAGAAGGGCATGATGTGGAAGCAAAAGTTGACGCGATGAAGAAAGCTATTATGCTTTTGCTCAACGGAGAAACGCTGCCACAGCTTTTTATAACAATTGTTAGATATGTTTTACCTTCTGAGGATCACACAGTTCAGAAACTACTGCTTCTTTATCTTGAAATCATTGACAAGACTGATGCCAAAGGCCGTGTCCTGCCTGAAATGATTTTGATTTGCCAAAATCTGAGGAATAATTTGCAGCATCCAAATGAGTACATACGGGGTGTCACTTTGAGGTTTCTTTGTCGCTTGAATGAGGCCGAGATTATTGAGCCTTTGATTCCGTCTGTTTTAGCTAATCTGGAGCATCGACACCAGTTTATTCGGAGGAATGCAATTCTTGCAGTAATGGCCATTTACAAACTTCCACAGGGTGAACAGCTCCTAGTTGATGCTCCAGAAATGATTGAGAAGGTTTTGTCAACCGAGCAGGACCAATCAGCCAAGAGGAATGCATTTCTTATGCTTTTTAATTGTGCACAGGATCGTGCCATTAATTATCTTCTGACCCATGTCGATAAAGTATCTGACTGGGGGGAGCTGCTACAGATGGTTGTGTTGGAACTTATTCGGAAAGTATGCAGAACAAATAAGGGAGAGAAAGGAAGGTATATAAAGATCATTATATCTCTACTCAGTGTTCCTTCTGCTGCTGTTATATATGAATGCGCTGGAACACTTGTGTCTTTGTCATCTGCACCTACAGCAATCAGGGCTGCCGCCAATACCTATTGCCAACTTCTTTTGTCTCAGAGTGACAACAATGTCAAACTTATAGTGCTTGATCGCCTTAATGAACTTAAATCTTCTCACAGAGAGATTATGGTTGAATTGGTTATGGATGTGCTTAGAGCACTCTCTAGTCCAAACCCTGACATTCGAAGAAAAACACTTGATATTGTTCTTGAATTAATTACTCCTAGAAATATCAATGAGGTTGTTCTCACTTTGAAGAAGGAAGTCATGAAAACTCAAGGTGGGGATCTTGAGAAGAATGGGGAGTCCCGCCAAATGCTTATTCAAGCCATTCATTGTTGTGCAATAAAGTTTCCAGAAGTGGCAAGCACTGTTGTTCATCTACTGATGGACTTCTTGGGAGACAGCAACGTTGCTTCTGCTATGGATGTTGCTGTTTTTGTGCGAGAAATAATCGAAACCAATCCCAAATTGAGGGTTTCTATCATAACAAGGTTGTTGGACACTTTCTACCAGATTCGAGCTGCAAGAGTTTGTTCTTGTGCTCTTTGGATCATCGGAGAGTACTGCCTTTCGCTGTCTGAAGTTGAGAGTGGCCTAGCAACCATTAAGCAATGCCTTGGGGATCTTCCTTTCTATGTGGCATCAGAAGAAGGAGAGACTGCTGATACTTCACAGAAATCACAGCAAGTAAGCTCTGTCACTGTTTCATCAAAAAGACCAGCCATACTTGCTGATGGTACTTATGCGACACAGAGTGCAGCCTCTGAAACTGCAACCGCTGCTCCTACTGTTGTTCAAGGATCTTTAAGCACCGGAAATCTGAGATCTCTTATTCTTACTGGTGATTTTTTTCTCGGGGCAGTTGTGGCTTGCACATTAACTAAACTTATCCTCAGGCTAGAAGAGGTTCAACCATCCAAAGTTGAAGTGAATAAAGCATCGACTCAAGCATTATTGATCATCGTGTCTATGCTGCAACTAGGACGATCTTCATTTCTCTCTCACCCAATTGATAATGATTCAAATGACAGAATTATTCTCTGCATAAGATTGCTATGCAACACAGGGGATGAAATCAGGAAAATTTGGTTACAGTCTTGTCGTGAAAGTTTCGTTAAGATGCTTTCAGATAAACAGCTTCGTGAAACGGAAGAGATTAAAGCAAAGGCCCAAGTTTCTTATGCACAACCAGATGACCTTATTGATTTTTACCATCTGAAGAGTAGGAAG ggTATGAGCCAGCTTGAATTGGAAGATGAGGTTCAAGATGATCTGAAGCGCGCTACTGGTGAATTTGTAAATGATGGAGATGATGCTAACAAGCTGAACCGTATAATTCAACTCACTGGATTTAGTGACCCCGTATATGCTGAGGCCTATGTGACAGTTCAtcactatgatattgttcttgATGTTACTATTATAAATCGTACCAAGGAGACCCTACAAAACTTGTGCTTGGAATTGGCAACCATGGGTGACCTTAAACTTGTTGAGCGTCCTCAGAATTATACTCTAGCTCCTGAATCAAGCAAACAAATTAAAGCAAATATTAAGGTGTCCTCTACTGAGACTGGAGTCATATTTGGGAACATTGTTTATGAAACTTCAAATGTGCTTGAACGGTCTGTGGTTGTCCTAAATGATATCCACATTGATATTATGGATTACATCTCTCCTGCAGTATGTAGTGATGCTGCCTTTAGAACTATGTGGGCAGAGTTTGAGTGGGAAAACAAG GTCGCTGTCAACACTGTTATTCAAAAGGAGAAAGATTTTCTTGATCACATTATTAAGGCAACCAACATGAAGTGCCTTACTGGACC GTCTGCTCTGGAAGGTGAATGTGGATTTCTAGCTGCAAACTTGTATGCTAAGAGTGTGTTTGGGGAGGATGCTCTGGTAAATTTGAGCATTGAAAAACAAGGCGATGGTAATTTAAGCGGATATATACGGATTAGAAGCAAGACTCAGGGAATTGCTCTAAGTTTGGGGGACAAGATCACCCTTAAGCAGAAGGGTGGAAGCTGA
- the LOC135151386 gene encoding pathogenesis-related protein PR-4-like, whose product MSINRGLLESKKMKWWESCSVVLLVMSFLGAAAAQKATVRTTYHIYEPQKIGWDYMKAGVYCATWDADKPLSWRKKFGWTSFCGPAGPHGRSSCGRCLKLTNTATNAKVKVRIVDQCSNDGLDLDVGMFQKLDTDGQGYAQGHLSVKYQFVKC is encoded by the exons ATGTCGATTAATCGCGGACTTTTAGAAAGTAAGAAAATGAAGTGGTGGGAGAGTTGCAGTGTAGTGTTGTTGGTGATGAGCTTTTTGGGTGCAGCTGCTGCACAAAAGGCGACTGTGAGAACGACATACCATATATATGAGCCACAGAAGATTGGATGGGATTATATGAAGGCAGGTGTGTATTGTGCAACATGGGATGCTGACAAGCCTCTTTCCTGGAGAAAAAAGTTTGGTTGGACTTCTTTTTGCGGCCCTGCTGGTCCTCATGGTCGCTCTTCTTGTGGAAGGTGTTTGAAA CTTACTAACACGGCGACAAATGCAAAAGTAAAAGTGAGAATAGTCGACCAATGCAGCAACGATGGTCTGGATTTGGATGTTGGCATGTTTCAGAAGCTAGACACTGATGGACAAGGCTATGCTCAGGGCCATCTCAGTGTCAAATACCAGTTTGTTAAGTGCTGA
- the LOC135151129 gene encoding coatomer subunit beta-1-like — translation MDKSCSLLVYFNKRTSALFNEIKEALEGHDVEAKVDAMKKAIMLLLNGETLPQLFITIVRYVLPSEDHTVQKLLLLYLEIIDKTDAKGRVLPEMILICQKLRNNLQHPNDYIRGVTLRFLCRLNEAEIIEPLIHSVLVNLEHRHQFIRRNAILAVMAIYKLPQGEQLLVDAPEMIEKVLSTEQDLSAKRNAFLMLFNCAQDRAINYLLTHVDKVSDWGELLQMVVLELIREVCRKNKGEKGRYIKIIISLLNVPSAAVKYECAGTLVSLSSAPTAIRAAATTYCQLLLSQSENNVKLIVLDRLNELKSSPRESMVELVMDVLRALSIPNPDIRRKTLDIVLELITPRNINEVVLTLKKEVVKTQGGDLEKNGESRQMFIQAIHYCAIKIPEVASTVVHLLMDFLGDNVVSAMDVAVCLREIIETNPKLRSPIVKRLFKLSKPTQNCFC, via the coding sequence ATGGACAAATCTTGCTCTctgcttgtttattttaataaaaggaCGTCTGCTCTTTTTAATGAAATCAAGGAAGCTTTAGAAGGGCATGATGTGGAAGCAAAAGTTGACGCGATGAAGAAAGCTATTATGCTTTTGCTCAACGGTGAAACGCTGCCACAGCTTTTTATAACAATTGTTAGATATGTTTTACCTTCTGAGGACCACACAGTTCAGAAACTACTGCTTCTTTATCTTGAAATCATTGACAAGACTGATGCCAAAGGCCGTGTCTTGCCTGAAATGATTTTGATTTGCCAAAAGTTGAGGAATAATTTGCAGCATCCAAATGATTACATACGGGGTGTCACTTTGAGGTTTCTTTGTCGCTTGAATGAGGCTGAGATTATTGAGCCATTGATTCATTCTGTTTTAGTTAATCTGGAGCATCGACACCAGTTTATTCGAAGGAATGCAATTCTTGCAGTAATGGCCATTTACAAACTTCCACAGGGTGAACAGCTCCTGGTTGATGCTCCAGAAATGATTGAGAAGGTTTTGTCAACCGAGCAGGACCTATCAGCCAAGAGGAATGCATTTCTTATGCTTTTTAATTGTGCACAGGATCGTGCCATTAATTATCTTCTGACCCATGTCGATAAAGTATCTGACTGGGGGGAGCTGCTACAGATGGTTGTGTTGGAACTGATTCGGGAAGTATGCAGAAAAAATAAGGGAGAGAAAGGAAGGTATATAAAGATCATTATATCTCTACTTAATGTTCCTTCTGCTGCTGTTAAATATGAATGCGCTGGAACACTTGTGTCTTTGTCATCTGCACCTACAGCAATCAGGGCTGCCGCCACTACCTATTGCCAACTTCTTTTGTCTCAGAGTGAGAACAATGTCAAACTTATAGTGCTTGATCGCCTTAATGAACTTAAATCTTCTCCCAGGGAGAGTATGGTTGAATTGGTTATGGATGTGCTTAGAGCACTCTCTATCCCAAACCCGGACATTCGAAGAAAAACACTTGATATTGTTCTTGAATTAATTACTCCTAGAAATATCAATGAGGTTGTTCTCACTTTGAAGAAGGAAGTCGTGAAAACTCAAGGTGGGGATCTTGAGAAGAATGGAGAGTCACGCCAAATGTTTATTCAAGCCATTCATTATTGTGCAATAAAGATTCCAGAAGTGGCAAGCACTGTTGTTCATCTATTGATGGACTTCTTGGGAGACAATGTTGTTTCTGCTATGGATGTTGCTGTTTGTCTGCGGGAAATAATCGAAACCAACCCAAAATTGAGGTCTCCTATCGTAAAAAGGTTGTTTAAATTATCAAAACCAACCCAAAATTGCTTCTGCTAG